In Egicoccus sp. AB-alg2, the following are encoded in one genomic region:
- a CDS encoding PucR family transcriptional regulator: MNDGPAVDAAANDGDAGTADRLPEDRDVEAEADAHLPLDLRPSASRPSRPVNVPPGWEPIAELAAIVERHLDALVERITDCIHDEIPTYRTGLVPREDLRHSVRRNLEGILFGLAEHRPPHPEEVAVRRELGSRRALQGMPVDALIQAYHVGYRELWLALVDAVPGDEPQTATQLLTTATLVWQWVHEVADALAESHASTVRSLEARAVGARQRFVELLVGGDLDGEEVPRLAGSLGFDPAGEFTVMVLRVGGDDLDAVELQHTVDRLAGRHAVVARGTQVVCVSQGGEERALTTAARNVFAAAAVALGSRRPGLRGARASLTDAELTLAVTDDGDTSTFEDAWLWATLTGADERLRPLLADGADAAGRHPHLAEAVRAFADAGFSVSQAGRRLGLHANTVAYRLDRWAELTGWDPRSFPGLTRSLAALRLAGS; this comes from the coding sequence GTGAACGACGGGCCGGCCGTCGATGCTGCGGCGAACGACGGCGACGCGGGCACAGCCGACCGGCTCCCCGAGGACCGCGATGTCGAGGCGGAAGCCGACGCGCACCTACCCCTGGACCTGCGGCCGTCGGCGTCACGGCCCAGCCGGCCGGTGAACGTGCCACCGGGCTGGGAGCCGATCGCCGAGTTGGCCGCGATCGTCGAGCGCCACCTCGACGCCCTGGTCGAGCGCATCACCGACTGCATCCACGACGAGATCCCGACCTACCGCACCGGCCTCGTCCCACGCGAGGACCTGCGCCACTCGGTGCGCCGCAACCTCGAGGGCATCCTGTTCGGGCTCGCCGAACACCGCCCGCCGCATCCGGAGGAGGTCGCGGTCCGCCGCGAGCTCGGCAGCCGCCGCGCCCTGCAGGGCATGCCGGTGGACGCTCTGATCCAGGCCTACCACGTCGGCTACCGCGAGCTGTGGCTCGCGCTCGTCGACGCGGTGCCCGGCGACGAACCGCAGACGGCCACGCAACTGCTGACCACGGCCACGTTGGTGTGGCAGTGGGTCCACGAGGTGGCCGACGCACTGGCGGAGTCGCACGCCTCCACGGTGCGTTCGTTGGAGGCCCGCGCGGTCGGTGCCCGGCAGCGGTTCGTGGAGTTGCTGGTCGGCGGCGACCTCGACGGCGAGGAGGTGCCCCGCCTGGCCGGTTCGCTCGGGTTCGATCCGGCCGGGGAGTTCACGGTGATGGTGTTGCGGGTGGGCGGGGACGACCTCGACGCCGTCGAACTGCAGCACACCGTCGACCGGCTGGCCGGGCGGCACGCGGTGGTGGCGCGCGGCACCCAGGTCGTGTGCGTGTCGCAGGGTGGCGAGGAGCGTGCCCTGACCACGGCGGCGCGCAACGTGTTCGCGGCGGCGGCGGTGGCGCTCGGCTCCCGGCGACCGGGACTGCGCGGCGCGCGTGCCAGCCTGACCGACGCGGAGCTGACGCTGGCCGTCACCGACGACGGCGACACCTCGACGTTCGAGGACGCCTGGCTGTGGGCGACGCTGACGGGCGCCGACGAGCGGCTGCGACCGCTGCTGGCGGACGGCGCCGACGCCGCCGGCCGCCACCCGCATCTCGCGGAGGCCGTGCGCGCGTTCGCGGACGCGGGCTTCTCCGTCAGCCAGGCCGGCCGCCGGCTGGGCCTGCACGCCAACACGGTCGCCTACCGGCTCGACCGGTGGGCCGAGCTGACCGGCTGGGACCCGCGCAGCTTCCCCGGCCTCACCCGCTCGCTGGCCGCGCTCCGGCTCGCCGGCAGCTGA
- the guaA gene encoding glutamine-hydrolyzing GMP synthase, with translation MTSPHRDVVIVVDFGAQYAQLIARRVREARVYSELVPHTTPLEEILARKPAAIVLSGGPSSVYAEGAPSVDPGLFDAGVPAFGICYGFQAMASTLGGRVEPTGIAEFGGTPLQVVAPDSTLFHGLPAQQSVWMSHGDTVTQAPPGFEVVARTSETPVAAFEDTARRLAGVQFHPEVLHSEHGQAVLEHFLYEVAGCQPTWTTGNVIDEQVERIREQVGDARVVCGLSGGVDSAVAAALVQKAVGDQLTCVFVDHGLLRQGEAEQVERDFVAATGVSLKVVEAADRFLDALASVRDPEEKRKIIGREFIRVFEHAAREVVADAGAHGEEVRFLVQGTLYPDVVESGGGAGAANIKSHHNVGGLPEDLQFDLVEPLRTLFKDEVRRVGLQLGLPESIVWRQPFPGPGLAIRIVGEVTRDRLELLRHADAIARQELTAAGLDRDIWQCPVVLLAEVNSVGVQGDGRTYGHPVVLRPVASEDAMTADWARVPYDVLARISTRVTNEVREVNRVVLDVTSKPPGTIEWE, from the coding sequence GTGACCAGCCCGCATCGCGACGTCGTCATCGTCGTCGACTTCGGCGCCCAGTACGCGCAGCTGATCGCCCGCCGCGTCCGCGAGGCGCGGGTCTACTCGGAGCTCGTGCCGCACACGACGCCGCTCGAGGAGATCCTGGCGCGCAAGCCCGCCGCGATCGTCCTCTCGGGCGGCCCCTCGTCGGTCTACGCCGAGGGTGCCCCGTCGGTCGATCCGGGCCTGTTCGACGCCGGGGTGCCCGCCTTCGGTATCTGTTACGGGTTCCAGGCGATGGCGTCGACGCTGGGCGGACGCGTGGAGCCGACCGGCATCGCGGAGTTCGGCGGCACGCCGTTGCAGGTGGTGGCACCGGACTCGACGCTGTTCCACGGCCTGCCGGCACAGCAGTCGGTGTGGATGTCCCACGGGGACACCGTGACCCAGGCGCCGCCCGGCTTCGAGGTCGTCGCCCGCACGTCCGAGACCCCCGTGGCGGCCTTCGAGGACACGGCCCGCCGGCTGGCCGGCGTCCAGTTCCACCCCGAGGTGCTGCACTCCGAGCATGGCCAGGCCGTCCTCGAACACTTCCTCTACGAGGTGGCCGGCTGCCAGCCGACTTGGACCACCGGCAACGTCATCGACGAGCAGGTCGAGCGCATCCGGGAGCAGGTCGGCGACGCCCGTGTCGTGTGCGGGCTCTCCGGCGGCGTCGACTCCGCGGTCGCGGCCGCGCTCGTGCAGAAGGCCGTGGGCGACCAGCTGACCTGCGTGTTCGTCGACCACGGGCTGCTGCGCCAGGGCGAGGCCGAACAGGTCGAACGCGACTTCGTGGCGGCCACCGGCGTGTCGCTGAAGGTGGTCGAGGCCGCCGACCGCTTCCTCGACGCCCTTGCCAGCGTCCGCGACCCCGAGGAGAAGCGCAAGATCATCGGGCGCGAGTTCATCCGCGTCTTCGAGCACGCCGCCCGCGAGGTCGTCGCCGACGCCGGCGCCCACGGCGAGGAGGTCCGCTTCCTCGTCCAGGGCACGCTCTACCCGGACGTGGTGGAGTCCGGCGGCGGCGCGGGCGCGGCCAACATCAAGAGCCACCACAACGTCGGCGGGCTGCCCGAGGACCTTCAGTTCGACCTCGTCGAGCCGCTGCGGACCCTCTTCAAGGACGAGGTCCGCCGCGTCGGCCTGCAGCTCGGGCTGCCGGAGTCGATCGTGTGGCGGCAGCCGTTCCCGGGGCCCGGCCTGGCGATCCGGATCGTCGGCGAGGTGACCCGCGACCGGCTGGAGCTGCTACGCCACGCCGACGCGATCGCCCGCCAGGAGCTGACCGCGGCCGGCCTCGACCGCGACATCTGGCAGTGCCCGGTGGTGCTGCTCGCCGAGGTCAACTCCGTCGGCGTGCAGGGCGACGGTCGCACCTACGGTCACCCGGTGGTGCTGCGCCCGGTCGCCAGCGAGGACGCCATGACCGCCGACTGGGCCCGGGTGCCCTACGACGTGCTGGCCCGGATCTCCACCCGCGTCACCAACGAGGTCCGCGAGGTCAACCGCGTCGTGCTCGACGTCACCTCGAAGCCCCCCGGAACCATCGAGTGGGAATGA
- a CDS encoding ATP-grasp fold amidoligase family protein, whose translation MGTSRRAVTALPGVGRLVRTLDATRDERDRLRRQRDRLREENAALRDAQAALREEHAELQDRHARLQAESGHSRKGAATSPYPAAATGDATRSPSTANGLRSPAEQRALEARLSQPSFFARLETLRRVRALAQDEFGVTDPIWAHNSKSAGYELARSLGVRVPELVAGPTELDELARPTRARVVVKPVEGSTARGVMPLVAADDGAWHLLFDLSRTYTWEQIVDLLRDAVAEGKISSRFIVEELIPGPGPLALPYDWKLYCVGGRVQLVLQRDARNQRAGRQAGMRFWTREFTDLGQARLLQDRDQEMARPHHPGELVAVAERIAAALPGHFVRVDLYDAPDGVVFGEITPQPGGQQLFRDDLDRQLGEAWDRAEAADFAARVRGDGPAPA comes from the coding sequence ATGGGCACCTCCCGCCGCGCCGTGACGGCCCTCCCGGGTGTCGGGCGCCTGGTCCGCACGCTCGACGCCACCCGCGACGAGCGTGACCGGCTGCGCCGCCAGCGCGACCGGCTGCGCGAGGAGAACGCCGCCCTCCGTGACGCGCAGGCCGCCCTTCGCGAGGAGCATGCCGAGCTGCAGGACCGGCACGCACGGCTGCAGGCCGAGTCGGGGCACTCGCGGAAGGGCGCCGCTACGAGCCCGTACCCCGCCGCGGCGACGGGCGACGCGACGCGTTCGCCGTCGACGGCGAACGGGCTGCGCTCCCCGGCGGAGCAGCGGGCGCTGGAGGCCCGCCTGAGCCAGCCGAGCTTCTTCGCCCGCCTGGAGACGCTGCGCCGCGTCCGAGCGCTCGCACAGGACGAATTCGGCGTCACGGACCCGATCTGGGCGCACAACAGCAAGTCCGCCGGCTACGAGCTGGCGCGTTCCCTGGGCGTCCGCGTCCCGGAGCTGGTGGCCGGCCCCACGGAGCTGGACGAACTCGCCCGGCCCACCCGGGCCCGGGTCGTGGTCAAGCCCGTGGAGGGCTCGACCGCCCGCGGCGTGATGCCGCTGGTGGCCGCCGACGACGGTGCCTGGCACCTGCTGTTCGACCTGTCGCGCACCTACACCTGGGAGCAGATCGTCGATCTGCTGCGCGACGCCGTCGCCGAGGGCAAGATCTCCAGCCGCTTCATCGTCGAGGAGCTCATCCCGGGGCCCGGGCCGCTGGCGTTGCCCTACGACTGGAAGCTGTACTGCGTCGGCGGCCGGGTCCAGCTCGTCCTGCAGCGCGACGCCCGCAACCAGCGCGCCGGCCGGCAGGCCGGCATGCGCTTCTGGACCCGCGAGTTCACCGACCTGGGCCAGGCCCGTCTGCTGCAGGACCGCGACCAGGAGATGGCACGCCCGCACCACCCGGGCGAGCTGGTCGCCGTCGCCGAGCGCATCGCCGCCGCGCTGCCCGGCCACTTCGTCCGCGTCGACCTCTACGACGCGCCCGACGGGGTCGTGTTCGGCGAGATCACCCCTCAGCCGGGTGGCCAGCAGCTGTTCCGGGACGATCTCGACCGGCAGCTGGGCGAGGCATGGGACCGCGCCGAGGCGGCGGACTTCGCCGCCCGGGTCCGCGGCGACGGGCCCGCCCCGGCCTGA
- a CDS encoding LemA family protein, whose translation MEWLIVLAVVLVLGIGLVAMYNRLVRARVRVDEAWAQIDTQLQRRHDLIPNLVETIKGYAAHERQTFEEVTAARARALQVASPGELADAENQLTQALGRLLAISENYPQLRADANFRQLQEELAHTENLVAGARGHYNASVRSYDETRQVFPTSVIAGAFNFEPREYFEVETVEVRSVPDVSFE comes from the coding sequence ATGGAGTGGTTGATCGTTCTCGCCGTCGTCCTGGTACTCGGCATCGGGCTCGTGGCGATGTACAACCGGCTCGTGCGCGCCCGGGTGCGCGTGGACGAGGCCTGGGCCCAGATCGACACGCAGCTGCAGCGCCGGCACGACCTGATCCCCAACCTGGTGGAGACGATCAAGGGCTACGCGGCGCACGAGCGGCAGACGTTCGAGGAGGTGACGGCGGCCCGCGCGCGAGCGCTGCAGGTCGCCTCGCCGGGCGAGCTCGCCGACGCGGAGAACCAGCTGACCCAGGCGCTGGGTCGGCTGCTCGCGATCAGCGAGAACTACCCCCAGCTGCGCGCCGACGCGAACTTCCGCCAGCTGCAGGAGGAGCTCGCCCACACGGAGAATCTCGTCGCCGGCGCCCGCGGGCACTACAACGCCTCCGTGCGCAGCTACGACGAGACCCGCCAGGTGTTCCCGACATCGGTCATCGCCGGCGCGTTCAACTTCGAGCCCCGCGAGTACTTCGAGGTGGAGACCGTCGAGGTCCGCTCGGTGCCCGACGTCTCGTTCGAGTAG
- a CDS encoding ABC transporter ATP-binding protein: MLTVQNLEVVYEDVILVLKGVSLEVPQGAIVALLGANGAGKTTVLRAVTGLLDVHRGEITKGSITFDGKPIHRLDAPSTVATGIGQVMEGRRAFAEFTVEENLRVGAHTADRGTISASLDRVFTLFPRLAERRKQMAGYLSGGEQQMLVIGRALMAEPRLLLLDEPSLGLAPLIVQQIRDLIVDINQQGTSVLLVEQNANMALSIASHGYIMETGKVVMDKPAAVLREDEDVREFYLGRHGEATSFRDVKHYKRRKRWLS; the protein is encoded by the coding sequence GTGCTGACGGTGCAGAACCTCGAGGTGGTCTACGAGGACGTGATCCTCGTGCTCAAGGGCGTCAGCCTCGAGGTGCCACAGGGGGCCATCGTGGCCCTGCTAGGGGCCAACGGGGCCGGCAAGACGACGGTGCTGCGCGCCGTCACGGGCCTGCTCGACGTCCACCGGGGCGAGATCACGAAGGGATCGATCACCTTCGACGGCAAGCCGATCCACCGCCTGGACGCGCCGTCGACGGTGGCCACGGGCATCGGCCAGGTCATGGAGGGCCGCCGCGCGTTCGCGGAGTTCACCGTCGAGGAGAACCTGCGCGTTGGGGCGCACACGGCGGACCGCGGCACGATCAGCGCCAGCCTCGATCGCGTCTTCACCCTGTTCCCGCGCCTGGCCGAGCGGCGCAAGCAGATGGCCGGCTATCTGTCGGGCGGCGAGCAGCAGATGCTGGTCATCGGCCGCGCGCTGATGGCCGAGCCGCGGCTGCTGCTGCTCGACGAACCCTCGCTGGGTCTCGCGCCGCTGATCGTGCAGCAGATTCGCGACCTCATCGTCGACATCAACCAGCAGGGCACCTCGGTGCTGTTGGTCGAGCAGAACGCCAACATGGCACTGTCGATCGCCTCGCACGGCTACATCATGGAGACCGGCAAGGTCGTCATGGACAAGCCGGCCGCCGTGCTGCGCGAGGACGAGGACGTCCGCGAGTTCTACCTCGGCCGCCACGGCGAGGCGACGTCGTTCCGTGACGTCAAGCACTACAAGCGCCGCAAGCGCTGGCTGTCATAG
- a CDS encoding S-layer homology domain-containing protein has translation MTFATPPHLGLPDPAPAPVTYSRQLPTRRLRAAVLATLVILSSVTAAVTAPPAADASTQTPVMQRDRVSAAQIAAWFRASQPTGSAYRATVSPETLAQLFIEEGRAEGVAGDIAFAQSVLETGWFRWPSHGQVHATYNNFSGIGACDGGTCTVARFRNARIGVRAQIQHLRAYADPNVTVARLAHPLESPRFHLVSPKGKARLWEQMGNGNWATDPQYATKILSIHRSMIVHAERNGGVAAPREAVAKPAARFTDVPLHHAHRTGIERLADRGVVRGCTTTAYCPTAGVTRAQLATILSKALDLPPAANRFRDVSGTHAAGVGALTAAGITKGCAPNRFCPDQKVTREQLASMLQRGLKLPAATPPFRDVQRSVHRDAIGAVSKAGIASGFPDNTFRPRDVVNRGQVATLVDNATS, from the coding sequence GTGACGTTCGCCACCCCGCCGCACCTCGGCCTGCCCGACCCCGCCCCCGCGCCCGTGACCTACTCGCGGCAGCTGCCGACGCGGCGGCTACGCGCCGCGGTGCTGGCCACGCTGGTGATCCTGTCGTCGGTGACGGCCGCGGTGACGGCACCACCGGCTGCCGACGCGTCGACGCAGACGCCGGTCATGCAGCGCGACCGCGTCAGTGCGGCCCAGATCGCGGCCTGGTTCCGCGCGTCGCAGCCCACCGGCTCGGCATACCGCGCCACCGTGTCGCCCGAGACCCTGGCGCAGCTGTTCATCGAGGAGGGGCGGGCCGAAGGCGTGGCCGGCGACATCGCCTTCGCCCAGTCGGTGCTGGAGACCGGCTGGTTCCGGTGGCCCTCGCACGGCCAGGTCCACGCCACCTACAACAACTTCTCCGGCATCGGCGCCTGCGACGGCGGCACCTGCACGGTCGCGCGGTTCCGCAACGCCCGCATCGGTGTGCGGGCCCAGATCCAGCACCTGCGGGCCTACGCGGACCCGAACGTGACCGTGGCCAGGCTCGCCCACCCGTTGGAGAGCCCGCGCTTCCACCTCGTCAGCCCGAAGGGCAAGGCGCGGCTGTGGGAACAGATGGGCAACGGCAACTGGGCGACCGACCCGCAGTACGCGACCAAGATCCTCTCGATCCACCGGTCCATGATCGTGCACGCCGAGCGCAACGGCGGCGTCGCCGCGCCGCGTGAGGCCGTCGCGAAGCCCGCCGCCCGCTTCACCGACGTGCCCTTGCACCACGCGCACCGCACCGGCATCGAACGGCTGGCCGACCGTGGTGTCGTGCGCGGCTGCACGACCACGGCCTACTGCCCCACCGCCGGCGTGACCCGCGCGCAGCTGGCCACGATCCTGAGCAAGGCGCTGGACCTGCCGCCGGCGGCCAACCGGTTCCGCGACGTCTCCGGCACCCACGCCGCCGGGGTCGGCGCCCTGACCGCTGCCGGCATCACCAAGGGCTGCGCGCCGAACCGCTTCTGCCCCGACCAGAAGGTGACCCGCGAGCAGTTGGCTTCCATGCTGCAGCGGGGGCTGAAGCTGCCGGCCGCCACCCCGCCGTTCCGCGACGTGCAGCGCTCCGTGCACCGCGACGCGATCGGTGCGGTGTCCAAGGCCGGCATCGCCAGCGGCTTCCCGGACAACACCTTCCGCCCGCGCGACGTCGTCAACCGCGGGCAGGTGGCGACCCTGGTCGACAACGCCACGAGCTGA
- a CDS encoding ABC transporter ATP-binding protein — protein MRPLSEALTGTSVDVAEGQPILEVHDLVLRFGGTTAVGGVSFDVERGELFAIIGPNGAGKTSIFNCLSGVYRPQEGSVRFLGEDLLGNKPDVVADKGVARMFQNIELFDNLTVLDNLMLGRHQHLRYGMLAGMVYRGRAKHAELENRRIVEDIIDFLEIEAFRKFPVGMLPYGVKKRVELGRALAMEPKLLLLDEPVAGMNVEETEDMARFILDIRTELDLAMIMVEHDMGLVMDLADRVLVVDFGKPIALGTPEHVQNDPEVIRAYLGEGDQGPTLQEEAAAAEAVAAEEVGR, from the coding sequence ATCCGACCACTGTCGGAGGCATTGACGGGGACGTCGGTCGACGTGGCCGAAGGTCAGCCGATCCTCGAGGTGCACGACCTCGTGCTGCGTTTCGGCGGCACCACCGCCGTCGGCGGCGTCAGCTTCGACGTCGAGCGTGGCGAGCTGTTCGCGATCATCGGTCCCAACGGCGCCGGCAAGACCTCGATCTTCAACTGCCTGTCCGGCGTGTACCGGCCGCAGGAGGGCAGCGTGCGGTTCCTCGGCGAGGACCTGTTGGGCAACAAGCCCGACGTCGTCGCCGACAAGGGCGTCGCGCGGATGTTCCAGAACATCGAGCTGTTCGACAACCTCACGGTGCTGGACAACCTGATGCTGGGCCGCCACCAGCACCTGCGCTACGGGATGCTGGCCGGGATGGTCTACCGCGGCCGGGCCAAGCACGCGGAGCTGGAGAACCGCCGCATCGTCGAGGACATCATCGACTTCCTGGAGATCGAGGCGTTCCGCAAGTTCCCGGTTGGGATGCTGCCCTACGGGGTGAAGAAGCGCGTGGAGCTCGGCCGCGCCCTGGCCATGGAGCCCAAGCTGCTGCTGCTCGACGAGCCGGTCGCCGGCATGAACGTCGAGGAGACCGAGGACATGGCCCGCTTCATCCTCGACATCCGCACGGAGCTGGACCTGGCCATGATCATGGTCGAGCACGACATGGGCCTGGTCATGGACCTCGCCGACCGGGTGCTGGTGGTCGACTTCGGCAAGCCGATCGCGCTGGGGACGCCGGAGCACGTCCAGAACGACCCCGAGGTGATCCGCGCCTACCTCGGCGAGGGCGACCAGGGGCCGACGCTGCAGGAAGAGGCGGCCGCCGCCGAGGCCGTGGCCGCAGAGGAGGTGGGTCGATGA
- a CDS encoding DUF6328 family protein produces the protein MTETHETGGGLADQREIREDTLDEVEEERERYRELLEELRTILPGVQVLFGFLLIAPFSQRFGDLDAFGRDLYAWVIAGTGLATALFLAPASYHRIANRRRRRERLHTAIRLVVVGMSLLAVSMVLAVFTVMRFIYQGSVIAAVTAAGLAAVILVVWYVVPLARRVTNDEPT, from the coding sequence ATGACCGAGACGCACGAGACGGGCGGTGGCCTCGCCGACCAGCGAGAGATCCGCGAAGACACGCTCGACGAAGTCGAGGAGGAGCGCGAGCGGTATCGCGAACTCCTCGAGGAGCTGCGCACCATCCTGCCAGGCGTGCAGGTGCTCTTCGGCTTCCTGCTGATCGCCCCGTTCAGCCAGCGCTTCGGTGACCTGGACGCTTTCGGCCGCGACCTCTACGCCTGGGTGATCGCCGGGACCGGCCTCGCCACCGCGCTGTTCCTCGCACCGGCCTCGTACCACCGCATCGCCAACCGACGCCGGCGGCGAGAGCGGCTGCACACCGCCATCCGTCTGGTCGTCGTCGGCATGTCTCTGCTGGCCGTTTCCATGGTGTTGGCCGTGTTCACCGTCATGCGGTTCATCTACCAGGGCAGCGTGATCGCAGCGGTCACCGCCGCAGGGCTCGCCGCCGTGATCCTGGTGGTGTGGTACGTCGTCCCGTTGGCCCGTCGCGTCACGAACGACGAGCCGACCTGA
- a CDS encoding M48 family metalloprotease: MSHTSEPAVYDELQRANRRATRVLLAGSVFLAVVLVWIVVGWFAPQAALDPLTAVPVTLGAATLGLGGTYLAYRGGPALALRAAKARPASREAYPQLHNVFDEVCVSAGISGTKPKLYIVDDPAPNAFATGLKLEDSHVAVTTGLVEQLPRYELRAVLAHEVAHVLNDDIRAVTVAVATAGLVALLADVLVRALWFGGARGGNRGGNRGGGGNAGAAQVIFLVLGLLAVVLAPIAAQLIRFAVSRQREYLADATAADLLRDPQSMVNALRRLEADKTELRQFEVATAHLWFEEPNETKGRDRGAKMARRFATHPSIQERIQRLARLNAGTVRLDDPLPPPPGRGPRPDAGGGPASAPEGQPSTGDSPWGGMPPWGPIPGTTPPPPPPPPRGR, from the coding sequence GTGAGTCACACGTCCGAACCCGCGGTCTACGACGAGCTGCAACGCGCCAACCGTCGGGCCACGCGCGTGCTGCTCGCCGGCAGCGTGTTCCTCGCGGTCGTGCTGGTATGGATCGTGGTCGGCTGGTTCGCGCCACAGGCCGCGCTCGACCCCCTGACGGCTGTCCCCGTCACGCTGGGTGCGGCGACGCTGGGCCTCGGCGGCACCTACCTCGCCTACCGCGGCGGTCCAGCATTGGCCCTGCGCGCGGCCAAGGCCAGACCGGCCAGCCGTGAGGCGTATCCGCAGCTGCACAACGTCTTCGACGAGGTGTGCGTCTCGGCCGGCATCTCCGGCACGAAGCCCAAGCTGTACATCGTCGACGACCCGGCGCCCAACGCCTTCGCGACGGGCCTGAAGCTCGAGGACAGCCACGTCGCCGTCACGACCGGCCTGGTCGAACAGCTGCCGCGCTACGAGCTGCGGGCCGTGCTCGCCCACGAGGTCGCCCACGTCCTCAACGACGACATCCGCGCGGTCACCGTCGCGGTCGCGACCGCCGGCCTGGTCGCCCTGCTCGCCGACGTGCTGGTGCGGGCGCTGTGGTTCGGCGGTGCCCGCGGCGGCAACCGCGGCGGAAACCGCGGGGGTGGCGGCAACGCCGGCGCAGCCCAGGTGATCTTCCTCGTGCTCGGCCTGCTGGCGGTGGTGCTGGCGCCGATCGCGGCCCAGCTGATCAGGTTCGCGGTGTCGCGCCAGCGGGAGTACCTCGCCGACGCGACCGCGGCCGACCTGCTGCGTGACCCGCAGTCGATGGTCAACGCGCTGCGGCGGCTGGAGGCCGACAAGACCGAGCTGCGCCAGTTCGAGGTGGCGACGGCGCACCTGTGGTTCGAGGAGCCGAACGAGACCAAGGGCCGGGACCGCGGGGCGAAGATGGCCCGGCGGTTCGCGACCCACCCCAGCATCCAGGAACGCATCCAGCGGCTGGCGCGCCTGAACGCCGGCACGGTCCGCCTCGACGACCCGCTGCCACCGCCGCCCGGTCGCGGTCCGCGGCCCGACGCCGGCGGCGGACCCGCCAGCGCGCCGGAAGGGCAGCCGTCGACCGGGGATTCGCCCTGGGGCGGGATGCCGCCCTGGGGTCCGATCCCGGGTACGACACCGCCACCACCGCCGCCGCCACCACGGGGACGTTGA